The Pseudarthrobacter sulfonivorans genome includes a window with the following:
- a CDS encoding dimethylamine monooxygenase subunit DmmA family protein: MCSASRRPVAGTGCEPGFRGVICASFGSTDAPADQNNGGRPRHDLRFSSADQGTLSNLRSVLGRSCIGVRLVLAGPAVDVHAAAAAAAECGLLDEEMTLLCEEGGPRLVFCGHCRTATITDQPSGSEVDCQGCTTTLAISSHFSRRIGGYLGFSAHAEEAAA, translated from the coding sequence ATGTGTTCCGCATCCAGGCGGCCGGTAGCTGGCACCGGCTGCGAACCAGGTTTCCGCGGGGTCATCTGTGCCTCATTCGGCTCAACAGATGCTCCCGCGGATCAAAACAACGGTGGCCGGCCCCGGCACGATCTCCGTTTTTCATCTGCAGACCAGGGAACCCTCTCGAACCTTAGGTCTGTGCTCGGCCGGTCATGCATCGGGGTCCGTCTTGTGCTGGCCGGCCCTGCAGTCGACGTCCATGCAGCCGCAGCCGCAGCAGCGGAATGCGGACTGCTGGACGAGGAGATGACCCTCCTCTGTGAGGAAGGGGGTCCGCGCCTCGTTTTCTGCGGACACTGCCGCACGGCCACCATTACCGATCAACCCAGCGGCTCCGAGGTGGACTGTCAGGGATGCACTACTACCTTGGCAATTAGTAGCCACTTTTCCCGGCGTATTGGAGGCTACCTGGGATTCTCAGCCCATGCCGAGGAGGCAGCAGCATGA
- a CDS encoding cupin domain-containing protein, giving the protein METALVGTLSKAGSIHKVENGFIGLPSMNEPGTVAAIGDSLHNPEGSVMCAGFFELKASEPLVYTYTYDEMKVVIKGEFILTDQTTGEVTHAKERDVLFFPKGTTVKFETPEYGLGFFTGDRTFAP; this is encoded by the coding sequence ATGGAAACCGCACTCGTAGGAACACTCAGCAAGGCCGGCTCCATCCACAAAGTCGAAAACGGCTTCATCGGACTGCCGTCGATGAACGAGCCTGGAACGGTCGCTGCGATCGGCGACTCCCTCCACAACCCCGAGGGATCGGTCATGTGCGCCGGATTCTTCGAACTGAAGGCGTCAGAGCCGTTGGTGTACACGTACACCTACGACGAAATGAAGGTGGTCATCAAGGGTGAATTCATCCTCACGGACCAGACGACAGGCGAAGTGACGCACGCGAAGGAACGCGATGTGCTGTTCTTCCCCAAGGGCACAACCGTCAAGTTTGAAACCCCTGAGTACGGTCTGGGGTTCTTCACCGGCGACCGCACCTTCGCTCCGTAG
- a CDS encoding APC family permease: MSKNRSDGVDDLERSIDWKQGLAIALGVPLLILPSLGYLPMYLSAAAILIWGLSVVQGFFQNAAYAEMATTFPKASGLPGFAQHIFRTENYQGKYDKSKLIGGFSAWSYWFAWTPVLAIFSILVGGYLHGLFPVLGETFTEYQLSLISGVVIFGGLFAVNWFGLKDGAKLGYILAAFSLIPLVVLTVAPFATGHVQLTNITGSWVPTDWAWDLHHILILFGIFAIAQWSACAWETAAIYGPEYKNPAKDVPKALLACGIICFFSYVLVQTAVIGVLGVDGVLAEPVSPLIPVAQAVFGQAGSMITIIMLIAAMILIIQTAYLGSSRAMHSMATEGNLPRSLGKTNRHGTPFVAMLVIGAFNLLLISMGNPAAIVAASAIGYTCANGISLFAYVRAKKHPDFAALERPFTAPKGWKNVAIVFGLFNLPLCLIGVVYLNSLEIGWTPTWVGFIVLALYIPIWFYSQHESSRSKKAATARPLDDDAADLEDEVPVAR; this comes from the coding sequence ATGAGTAAAAATCGTTCGGACGGAGTCGATGACCTGGAAAGGTCGATCGACTGGAAACAGGGTCTGGCCATTGCGCTGGGTGTGCCCCTGCTGATACTGCCCTCCTTGGGCTATCTTCCAATGTATTTATCGGCTGCAGCCATTCTTATCTGGGGATTGTCGGTCGTTCAGGGATTCTTTCAGAACGCCGCCTATGCCGAGATGGCTACGACCTTTCCCAAGGCCTCCGGCCTGCCGGGTTTCGCGCAGCATATTTTTCGCACCGAGAACTACCAGGGCAAGTACGACAAGAGCAAGCTGATCGGCGGCTTCAGTGCCTGGAGCTACTGGTTCGCCTGGACCCCGGTACTGGCGATTTTTTCCATCCTGGTCGGCGGTTACCTGCATGGGCTGTTTCCGGTGCTGGGCGAGACGTTTACCGAGTATCAGCTCTCGTTGATATCCGGGGTAGTGATTTTCGGCGGATTGTTCGCCGTCAACTGGTTCGGCCTCAAGGACGGCGCCAAACTGGGGTACATCCTGGCTGCCTTTTCCCTGATACCGCTGGTCGTCCTGACGGTGGCGCCTTTTGCTACCGGACACGTTCAGCTGACCAACATCACCGGCAGCTGGGTGCCGACAGACTGGGCCTGGGATCTGCACCATATCCTGATTCTCTTTGGCATCTTTGCGATCGCACAATGGAGTGCCTGCGCCTGGGAAACGGCAGCCATCTACGGCCCCGAATACAAAAACCCAGCCAAAGACGTCCCCAAAGCCCTGCTTGCCTGCGGCATCATCTGCTTCTTCTCGTATGTGCTGGTGCAAACCGCAGTGATCGGCGTGCTGGGTGTCGACGGCGTACTGGCCGAACCTGTCTCGCCCCTGATTCCGGTCGCCCAGGCAGTCTTTGGCCAAGCCGGCTCCATGATCACCATCATCATGCTGATCGCCGCCATGATACTGATCATCCAAACCGCTTACCTGGGCTCGTCCCGAGCCATGCACTCCATGGCCACGGAAGGCAACCTCCCCAGGTCTCTCGGCAAAACGAACCGCCACGGCACTCCCTTCGTGGCCATGCTCGTCATCGGAGCCTTCAACCTGCTGCTGATCTCGATGGGAAACCCCGCCGCGATTGTCGCGGCATCGGCGATAGGTTACACCTGCGCCAACGGCATCAGCCTGTTCGCCTACGTCAGAGCCAAAAAACACCCCGACTTCGCTGCCCTGGAGAGGCCATTCACGGCACCCAAGGGCTGGAAAAACGTCGCCATCGTCTTCGGCCTGTTCAACCTGCCCCTGTGCCTAATCGGTGTGGTCTACCTCAACAGCCTCGAGATCGGCTGGACCCCGACCTGGGTCGGCTTCATCGTACTGGCGCTCTACATACCCATCTGGTTCTACTCCCAGCACGAATCGAGTCGCTCCAAAAAAGCAGCCACTGCCCGCCCTTTAGATGACGATGCCGCAGATTTGGAAGATGAGGTTCCCGTAGCCAGGTGA
- a CDS encoding cupin domain-containing protein, with translation METALVGTLSKAGSIHKVENGFIGLPEMNEPGCDAAIGDCLSNPAGSVMCAGFFELKESEPLVYTYTYDETKVVIQGEFILTDQATGEVTHARERDVLFFPKGTTVKFETPDYGLGFFTGHRSFAP, from the coding sequence ATGGAAACCGCACTCGTAGGAACACTCAGCAAGGCCGGCTCCATCCACAAAGTTGAAAACGGCTTCATCGGACTGCCTGAGATGAACGAACCCGGGTGTGATGCCGCCATCGGCGACTGCCTCTCCAACCCTGCCGGGTCGGTCATGTGCGCCGGATTCTTCGAACTGAAGGAGTCAGAACCGCTGGTGTACACGTACACCTACGACGAAACGAAGGTCGTCATCCAGGGTGAATTCATCCTCACCGACCAGGCCACAGGGGAAGTAACGCACGCCAGGGAACGCGACGTGCTGTTCTTCCCAAAGGGCACAACCGTCAAATTCGAGACGCCTGACTATGGTCTGGGGTTCTTCACCGGCCACCGTTCCTTCGCACCCTAA
- a CDS encoding cache domain-containing protein, with amino-acid sequence MKPATEVVQAANALTSWISGVAMETQKLSRSVASLLEQNLAGKSKIDKAALVGLDELSRQFLTNNTFAVGAGTFFATESVEEGGRPWEWWSRKESGAIGRLDFDLTPGSSRYYNYEKLPFFSTAASTGEQTFWGPYVDYLGFEEYILTFAAPFSVHGNFAGVAACDIRIKDLEPLIMPTLRAIPGDAALINASNRVVLGNSGRYLVGERIKSGSPDQHRLDLDVPHLGLSLIYTP; translated from the coding sequence ATGAAGCCCGCCACTGAAGTCGTACAAGCTGCCAATGCCCTCACTTCGTGGATTAGCGGCGTCGCCATGGAGACTCAGAAACTCTCCAGGTCCGTTGCCTCGCTGCTTGAACAGAATCTCGCCGGCAAGTCCAAAATCGACAAGGCTGCCCTGGTCGGATTGGACGAACTCTCACGGCAGTTCCTGACGAATAACACTTTTGCTGTCGGCGCCGGGACCTTCTTCGCCACGGAATCCGTTGAGGAGGGCGGCCGACCTTGGGAATGGTGGTCCCGCAAGGAGTCCGGCGCCATCGGCAGGCTTGATTTTGACCTGACTCCAGGCAGCAGCCGATATTACAACTATGAGAAGCTACCGTTCTTTTCAACCGCCGCGTCCACAGGTGAGCAGACCTTTTGGGGGCCGTATGTCGACTATCTCGGCTTCGAGGAATACATCCTTACGTTCGCGGCTCCGTTTTCCGTCCACGGGAACTTTGCCGGCGTAGCCGCATGCGATATTCGGATCAAGGACCTGGAACCCCTCATCATGCCAACCCTGCGAGCCATCCCAGGCGATGCCGCCCTCATCAACGCCAGCAACCGCGTCGTTCTCGGCAACTCTGGCAGGTACTTGGTTGGCGAGCGGATCAAATCCGGATCTCCAGACCAACATCGGTTGGATTTGGATGTTCCCCACCTGGGGCTGTCCTTGATCTATACCCCCTAG
- a CDS encoding FadR/GntR family transcriptional regulator, which translates to MPEIERADAIVDRITKAIGLGLLKVGERLPPEAALSEMFGVGGATLREALGDLRERGIVETRRGRSGGTFVVSQPRTQTDTIRDWFLSTSISEIRDIGDEHSAIAATTVRLACERAEAHDVDRLQELARALVLASTPELRAPADSRFHIELAVAAQSPRLANAEIRLQEETVQQLWTPLTVAFDPEQATAEHLELVRAVAQDQPEKAQKLVLEHIRRNIFHLIDKKLTLGYARSIQDGQ; encoded by the coding sequence TTGCCGGAAATCGAGAGGGCCGACGCAATTGTGGACAGGATTACCAAGGCCATTGGCCTCGGGCTGCTCAAAGTAGGTGAACGTCTGCCCCCGGAAGCGGCACTCTCGGAGATGTTTGGAGTTGGCGGCGCCACTCTTCGCGAAGCTTTGGGGGACCTGCGCGAGCGGGGAATCGTCGAGACTCGCAGAGGCCGGAGCGGGGGAACCTTCGTCGTCAGCCAGCCTCGTACGCAGACCGACACCATCCGGGATTGGTTCCTCTCGACGTCCATTTCGGAAATACGTGACATCGGAGACGAGCATTCCGCTATTGCAGCCACGACCGTCCGGCTGGCATGTGAGCGCGCGGAAGCACACGACGTCGACCGTCTTCAGGAACTTGCGCGAGCATTGGTTCTGGCCTCAACCCCCGAATTGCGTGCACCTGCTGACAGCCGCTTCCATATCGAGTTGGCAGTAGCCGCGCAATCACCGAGGCTTGCCAACGCCGAAATCCGGCTTCAGGAAGAAACAGTTCAGCAGCTATGGACCCCGCTCACGGTGGCATTTGACCCAGAACAGGCAACCGCTGAACACTTGGAATTGGTCCGGGCAGTCGCCCAGGACCAACCCGAGAAGGCCCAGAAACTGGTACTTGAGCACATCAGGCGAAACATTTTCCATCTGATTGACAAGAAACTCACCCTCGGTTACGCCCGATCAATCCAGGATGGTCAATGA
- the hxlB gene encoding 6-phospho-3-hexuloisomerase — translation MNPTASTTLTGYSTTGDIVRNLSLVRDEIADTAAKIDEQQVADVARHLSHPGRVFVAGAGRSGLVLRMAAMRLMHLGLDVHVAGDTTTPAISSGDLLLVASGSGTTSGVVKSAETAAKAGARIAAFTTNPSSPLAGLADAVVIIPAAQKTDHGSSVSRQYSGSLFEQVLFLATEALFQSLWDNTDVPAEELWLRHANLE, via the coding sequence GTGAATCCGACAGCAAGTACAACGCTCACCGGGTACAGCACCACCGGTGACATTGTCCGCAATCTGTCTCTCGTCAGGGACGAGATCGCGGACACAGCGGCCAAGATCGACGAGCAGCAGGTAGCTGACGTGGCCCGCCATCTCAGCCACCCGGGCCGGGTGTTCGTGGCCGGCGCGGGCCGAAGCGGGCTTGTCCTGCGTATGGCCGCCATGAGGCTGATGCACCTGGGCCTGGATGTCCATGTCGCCGGTGACACCACCACTCCCGCAATCAGTTCCGGTGACCTGCTCCTGGTGGCCTCCGGATCGGGAACCACCTCGGGAGTGGTCAAGTCAGCGGAAACAGCAGCGAAGGCCGGAGCGCGGATTGCGGCGTTCACCACCAATCCGAGTTCGCCGCTCGCTGGGCTCGCAGACGCGGTGGTGATCATTCCCGCCGCCCAGAAGACCGACCACGGCTCCAGCGTTTCCCGCCAGTACTCGGGGTCTCTCTTCGAACAGGTCCTTTTCCTCGCCACGGAAGCACTCTTCCAGTCTCTGTGGGACAACACCGATGTACCGGCTGAAGAGCTCTGGCTCCGGCACGCCAACCTCGAATAA
- the hxlA gene encoding 3-hexulose-6-phosphate synthase, translating to MKLQVAMDVLTTEAALELAGQVAEYVDIIELGTPLIKAAGLSAVTAVKNAHPDKIVFADMKTMDAGELEADIAFKAGADLVTVLGTADDSTIAGAVKAAKAHNKGIVVDLIGVADKVTRAKEARALGAKFVEMHAGLDEQALPGFDLTGLLRAGAEARVPFSVAGGVKLATIESVQKAGADVAVVGGGIYSAADPALAAKQLRAAIV from the coding sequence ATGAAACTCCAAGTTGCTATGGACGTCCTGACCACTGAAGCCGCCCTCGAACTGGCCGGTCAGGTCGCCGAGTACGTCGACATCATCGAGCTCGGCACCCCCTTGATCAAGGCTGCCGGCCTCTCCGCCGTCACCGCCGTCAAGAACGCCCACCCGGACAAGATCGTCTTCGCTGACATGAAGACCATGGACGCCGGAGAACTCGAAGCCGACATCGCTTTCAAGGCCGGTGCCGACCTGGTCACCGTGCTCGGCACCGCCGACGACTCCACCATCGCCGGCGCCGTCAAGGCAGCCAAAGCCCACAACAAGGGCATCGTCGTTGACCTCATCGGCGTGGCAGACAAGGTAACCCGCGCCAAGGAAGCCCGCGCCCTGGGTGCCAAGTTCGTAGAGATGCACGCCGGTCTCGACGAGCAGGCCCTGCCCGGCTTCGACCTGACCGGACTGCTCCGCGCCGGAGCAGAAGCGCGCGTTCCGTTCTCCGTCGCAGGCGGCGTGAAGCTCGCCACCATCGAATCAGTCCAGAAGGCCGGCGCTGACGTAGCCGTCGTCGGAGGCGGCATCTACAGCGCGGCCGACCCGGCACTGGCAGCGAAGCAGCTCCGCGCTGCCATCGTCTAA
- the zwf gene encoding glucose-6-phosphate dehydrogenase produces MSVTYVDSSVRSGHKPGRNPLRDPRDRRLNRIAGPSSLVLFGVTGDLARKKLMPAVYDLANRGLLPPSFALVGFGRRPWSDEEFAAEVKASVKAYSRTPFDEAVWNQLAEGIRFVRGEFDDDDSFERLGDTIAGLDEVRGTRGNHAFYLSIPPKAFEQVCRQLSKHGLAQADGEKWRRVVIEKPFGHDLESARALNEIVESVFPPDAVFRIDHYLGKETVQNILALRFANQLFEPLWNANYVDHVQITMAEDIGTGGRAGYYDGVGAARDVIQNHLLQLLALTAMEEPISFNADDLRAEKEKVLAAVKLPDDLSTHSARGQFAGGWQGGEQVQGYLEEDGIPADSTTETFAAIRVDIHTRRWAGVPFYLRAGKRLGRRVTEIAVVFKRAPNLLFRDHGEDDFGQNAVVIRVQPDEGATIRFGSKVPGTQMEVRDVTMDFGYGHSFTESSPEAYERLILDVLLGEPPLFPRHAEVELSWKILDPFEDYWAGLAEQPEPYAPGSWGPASADELLARDGRTWRRP; encoded by the coding sequence ATGTCAGTTACTTACGTTGATTCAAGTGTGAGGTCCGGGCATAAGCCAGGCCGTAATCCGCTCCGGGATCCGCGTGACCGCCGGCTGAATCGGATTGCCGGTCCGTCGTCGTTGGTGCTCTTTGGAGTGACCGGGGATCTTGCCCGTAAGAAGCTCATGCCGGCCGTGTATGACCTCGCGAACCGGGGGCTGTTGCCGCCGAGTTTCGCGCTGGTGGGTTTCGGTCGGCGGCCGTGGTCGGATGAGGAGTTCGCCGCCGAGGTGAAGGCCTCGGTGAAGGCGTACTCGCGGACGCCGTTTGATGAGGCGGTGTGGAACCAGCTCGCTGAGGGTATCCGTTTTGTCCGGGGCGAGTTCGACGACGATGATTCGTTTGAGCGGTTGGGTGACACGATCGCGGGGCTCGATGAGGTCCGTGGAACGCGGGGGAATCATGCGTTCTACCTTTCGATTCCGCCGAAGGCGTTTGAGCAGGTCTGCCGTCAGCTCTCCAAGCATGGCCTGGCGCAGGCTGATGGGGAGAAGTGGCGGCGGGTGGTGATCGAGAAGCCGTTCGGGCATGACCTGGAGTCGGCCCGGGCTCTGAATGAGATTGTGGAGTCGGTGTTCCCGCCGGATGCGGTGTTCCGGATCGATCATTATCTGGGTAAGGAGACGGTCCAGAACATCCTGGCGTTGCGTTTCGCCAACCAGCTGTTCGAGCCGTTGTGGAACGCGAACTATGTGGACCATGTCCAGATCACGATGGCCGAGGACATCGGCACGGGCGGGCGGGCCGGGTACTACGACGGTGTGGGTGCGGCCCGCGATGTGATCCAGAACCACCTCCTGCAGCTGCTGGCTTTGACGGCGATGGAGGAGCCGATTTCCTTCAACGCCGATGACCTGCGGGCGGAGAAGGAAAAGGTCCTCGCCGCGGTCAAGCTCCCGGACGATCTCTCTACCCATTCGGCGCGCGGGCAGTTCGCCGGCGGCTGGCAGGGCGGGGAACAGGTCCAGGGCTACCTGGAAGAAGACGGCATCCCGGCCGATTCGACCACCGAGACGTTCGCGGCGATCCGGGTGGATATCCATACCCGCCGCTGGGCCGGTGTGCCGTTCTACCTGCGTGCGGGCAAGCGCCTGGGCCGGCGCGTGACCGAGATCGCGGTGGTGTTCAAGCGCGCCCCGAACCTGCTGTTCCGTGACCATGGCGAGGATGACTTCGGCCAGAACGCTGTGGTGATCCGGGTCCAGCCCGATGAGGGCGCCACGATCCGGTTCGGGTCCAAGGTCCCGGGCACGCAGATGGAAGTCCGCGACGTGACCATGGACTTCGGCTACGGGCACTCCTTTACCGAGTCCAGCCCCGAAGCGTACGAACGGCTGATCCTTGATGTGCTCCTGGGCGAGCCGCCGCTGTTCCCCCGGCACGCGGAGGTGGAGTTGTCCTGGAAGATCCTGGACCCCTTTGAAGATTACTGGGCCGGTTTGGCTGAGCAGCCGGAGCCTTACGCCCCGGGGTCCTGGGGCCCTGCCTCGGCGGATGAACTGTTGGCCCGTGACGGACGAACCTGGAGAAGGCCATGA
- a CDS encoding glucose-6-phosphate dehydrogenase assembly protein OpcA translates to MIVDLPDTTTSKISKKIMALREQGGVIALGRVLTLVVVTRSGLEEEAIEAANEASREHPCRIIVLADAGQSAPDRLDAQIRVGGDAGASEVIVLRGYGELAHESESLVAALLLPDAPIVAWWPHGAPENACETSVGRIAHRRITDSANETDPQMALENIRATYKAGDTDLAWTRLTNWRIQLAAVLDQVDSSPVTAVAVEGASDSPSTILLAAWLTLALDAPVTIVADPAGTGIRRVRLTRHTGDVQLFRPGLSVAELTQPGQPAQRISLPRRSLKDCLAEELRRLDPDEVFGETVRSLGTSRLHQASSVTFTCSGEPERNRDRLSLIAV, encoded by the coding sequence ATGATTGTAGATTTGCCGGACACCACCACCTCGAAGATCTCCAAGAAGATCATGGCCCTGCGTGAGCAGGGCGGGGTGATCGCCTTGGGCCGGGTCCTGACCCTTGTGGTGGTCACCCGGTCCGGGCTCGAGGAAGAAGCGATCGAGGCGGCGAACGAGGCCAGCCGCGAACACCCTTGCCGGATCATCGTGCTGGCCGACGCCGGCCAGAGCGCACCGGATCGGCTAGACGCGCAGATCCGGGTCGGCGGTGACGCCGGCGCGTCCGAGGTCATCGTGCTCCGCGGCTACGGCGAGCTCGCGCACGAAAGCGAATCCCTGGTCGCGGCCCTGCTCCTGCCGGACGCCCCGATCGTGGCCTGGTGGCCGCACGGGGCACCGGAGAACGCCTGCGAAACCTCCGTGGGCCGGATCGCGCACCGCCGGATCACCGATTCCGCGAACGAAACTGACCCTCAAATGGCGTTGGAGAACATCCGGGCGACCTACAAGGCCGGGGACACCGACCTCGCGTGGACCCGGCTGACGAACTGGCGGATCCAGCTCGCGGCGGTCCTGGACCAGGTGGACTCCTCGCCCGTGACCGCCGTGGCCGTCGAAGGCGCCTCCGACTCCCCGTCCACGATCCTGCTCGCGGCCTGGCTGACCCTGGCCCTGGACGCGCCCGTGACCATCGTCGCGGACCCCGCCGGGACCGGCATCCGCCGCGTCCGCCTCACCCGCCACACCGGCGACGTGCAGCTCTTCCGCCCCGGACTCTCCGTCGCTGAACTCACCCAGCCCGGACAACCCGCCCAACGCATCTCCCTGCCACGCCGCAGCCTCAAAGACTGCCTCGCCGAAGAACTCCGCCGCCTCGACCCCGACGAAGTCTTCGGCGAAACCGTTCGCAGCCTTGGTACTTCCAGACTGCATCAAGCCAGCAGCGTGACATTCACCTGCAGCGGGGAGCCAGAACGTAACCGGGATCGCTTGTCACTGATCGCCGTCTAA
- a CDS encoding S-(hydroxymethyl)mycothiol dehydrogenase, whose protein sequence is MVHKVKAVIAREKNAPVSVETILVPDPGPGEALVDILTCGVCHTDLHYKQGGIGDEFPYLLGHEATGVVSAVGSGVTEVAPGDRVILNWRAVCGECRVCAKGQPQYCFNTRNATQKMTLEDGTELSPALGIGAFAEKTLVAAGQCTKVDDDADAAAVGLLGCGVMAGIGAAINTGEVKRGESVAVIGCGGVGIAAIAGAKLAGATTIIAVDIDANKVEMAKTLGATHGVDSSKDDPIEAIRALTGGNGADVVIDAVGRPETFKQAFYARDLAGRVVLVGVPTPDMKLELPLLDVFGRGGSLKSSWYGDCLPSRDFPMLVAQYKQGNLDLDAFVTERITIDQVEEAFAKMHEGKVLRSVVEVKTLKEFS, encoded by the coding sequence ATGGTTCACAAAGTCAAAGCGGTCATCGCCAGGGAGAAGAATGCCCCTGTTTCGGTGGAGACTATCCTGGTCCCGGATCCGGGGCCGGGGGAGGCGCTGGTAGACATTCTCACCTGCGGGGTCTGCCACACCGACCTGCACTACAAGCAGGGCGGCATCGGCGACGAGTTCCCCTACCTGCTGGGCCACGAGGCCACCGGCGTGGTCAGCGCCGTCGGTTCCGGCGTCACCGAGGTGGCTCCCGGCGACCGCGTGATCCTGAACTGGCGTGCCGTGTGCGGGGAATGCCGTGTGTGTGCCAAGGGCCAGCCGCAGTACTGTTTCAACACCCGCAACGCGACGCAGAAGATGACGCTCGAGGACGGCACAGAGCTTTCTCCCGCGTTGGGCATCGGCGCCTTCGCGGAGAAGACCCTGGTAGCCGCCGGGCAGTGCACCAAGGTGGATGACGACGCCGATGCCGCCGCCGTCGGGCTGCTCGGCTGCGGCGTGATGGCCGGCATCGGTGCCGCCATAAACACGGGCGAGGTCAAGCGCGGCGAATCCGTGGCCGTGATCGGCTGCGGCGGCGTGGGCATCGCCGCGATCGCCGGCGCAAAGCTGGCCGGAGCCACCACCATCATCGCGGTGGACATCGACGCCAACAAGGTGGAGATGGCCAAGACCCTGGGGGCCACCCACGGCGTGGATTCCAGCAAGGACGATCCCATCGAGGCCATCCGGGCCCTCACCGGAGGTAACGGAGCGGACGTGGTGATTGACGCCGTCGGACGTCCCGAAACGTTCAAGCAGGCGTTTTACGCCCGCGACCTCGCCGGCCGGGTGGTGCTGGTGGGTGTCCCGACGCCGGACATGAAGCTTGAGCTGCCCCTGCTGGACGTCTTTGGCCGGGGCGGCTCGCTGAAGTCCTCCTGGTACGGGGATTGCCTGCCCTCCCGTGATTTCCCCATGCTCGTGGCGCAGTACAAGCAGGGCAACCTTGATCTGGACGCCTTCGTCACCGAGCGGATCACCATCGATCAGGTGGAGGAAGCCTTCGCCAAGATGCACGAGGGCAAGGTCCTGCGCTCGGTTGTTGAAGTAAAGACACTGAAGGAGTTCTCATGA
- a CDS encoding MBL fold metallo-hydrolase: MTVTIENLVTSGTFSLDGGTWDVDNNVWIVGNDDECVIIDSPHDAAAIINQVRGRKVLAILLTHAHNDHIGAAREVAAAVGAPIVLNPEDLVLWKQAYPDTEPDRYHGEGDVFEVGGTALLAIHTPGHSPGSTCFYLESEGTVFTGDTLFNGGPGATGRSYSDYPTILTSIRERLLTLPPETVVRTGHGDNTTIGAERETLAKVSQ; encoded by the coding sequence ATGACAGTCACCATCGAAAACCTGGTCACCTCGGGCACTTTTTCGCTCGACGGCGGCACTTGGGACGTGGACAACAACGTCTGGATCGTGGGTAACGATGATGAGTGTGTGATCATCGATTCCCCGCACGATGCGGCAGCGATCATCAACCAGGTCCGTGGCCGGAAGGTCCTGGCCATCCTGCTGACCCACGCGCACAATGACCACATCGGCGCGGCGCGGGAGGTCGCGGCTGCTGTGGGCGCCCCGATCGTCCTGAACCCGGAGGACCTGGTCCTCTGGAAGCAGGCCTACCCTGATACGGAACCGGACCGGTACCACGGGGAAGGCGACGTGTTCGAGGTGGGCGGCACCGCGCTGTTGGCCATCCACACCCCGGGCCATTCCCCGGGCTCCACCTGCTTCTACCTCGAAAGTGAGGGAACGGTCTTCACCGGCGACACCCTCTTTAACGGTGGACCGGGAGCGACGGGACGCTCCTACAGCGACTACCCCACCATCCTGACCTCCATCCGGGAACGGCTGCTCACCCTCCCGCCGGAGACCGTGGTCCGTACCGGCCACGGCGACAACACGACTATTGGTGCGGAACGGGAAACGCTGGCTAAGGTTTCCCAATAG